GTGGTGGATCACCATCTTCCCGGGCGCGGCGCTGGTCATCCTCGTGCTGTCGGTCAACCTTCTGGGCGACTGGCTGCGCGACGCGCTCAATCCGAAGCTGAGGTGACGGCGATGGCGCAGACCGAGACATCCGCCTCCGACGCGACCGCCACGCCCGTGCTCGAGGTGCGCGGCCTCACGGTGGAGTTTCCCTCCCGGCGCGGCCTCGTCGTGGCGGCGGAGGACGTGAACCTCGCCGTCCGCCCGGGCGAGATCCTCGGCGTCGTGGGGGAATCCGGGGCAGGCAAGTCCACGATCGGCAATGCGGTCATGGGCCTGCTGGAGCCGCCGGGACGCATGGCGCGCGGCGAGGTGCTGCTGAAGGGGGAGCGGATCGACGGCCGCCCGCAGGCGGAGATGCGACGCATCCGCGGCAAGCGCGTCGCCATGATCTTCCAGGACCCGCTGACGAGCCTCGATCCGCTGCAGACCGTGGGCGCACAGCTTGTCGAGACCATGCTCACGCATCTGCCGATCTCGGAGGCGGAGGCGAAGAAGCGCGCCATCGGCCTGCTCGAACAGGTCGGGATCCCCGACCCCGACGTGCGGGTGGAGCAGTATCCGCACCAGTTCTCCGGCGGCATGCGCCAGCGCGTCGTGATCGCGCTGTCGCTGTGCGCCGAGCCCGAGGTCATCATCGCCGACGAGCCGACGACGGCGCTCGACGTCTCGATCCAGGCCCAGATCCTCGAGCTTCTGCGCCGTCTCGTGCGCGACCATGGCGTCGGCATGATCATCATCACGCACGACATGGGCGTAATCGCCGAGGTGACGGACCGCGTCGCGGTGATGTACCGCGGCAAGGTGGTGGAGGAGGGGCCGACGGAGAAGATCCTCGGCAATCCCGACCACACCTACACCCGTTCGCTCATCTCCGCCGTGCCGCGCCCGGACGTGCGGCTCGACCGCTTCCCGCTCGTCGAATACATCGAGGCCGCCTCGACCGCGACGCGCAAGATCGACCTCCGGACGCACTGGCTGGGCCGCACGCGCGATTTCGGCACCGTCAGCGACCGCGCGCTGGTGGAGGTGCGCGACCTCTCGCTGCGCTTCGTCACGCGCCGGTCGTTCCTCGAGAAGAACCGCCGCTATGTGCAGGCCGTCGACCGCGTGACCTTCCAGGTCCGCCCGGGCGAGGTATTCGGCCTCGTGGGCGAGAGCGGGTCGGGCAAATCGACCATCGCGCGCCTCATCACCGGCCTCTACCGGCCGCAGGGCGGCAACATCCTGTTCGCCGGCGCAGACCTGACGGCACTCACCTCGCGGCGCGAGGTGAACCGCTACCGCCGCCAGATGCAGATGATCTTCCAGGACCCGTTCTCGAGCCTCAACGCCCGCTTCAAGGTCATGGACATCGTGGCCGAACCGATCCGCTTCCACAAGCTCGCCCAGTCGGAGGCGGAGGTGCGCGGCATCGTCGAGGACCTGCTGGAGCATGTCGGCCTCGGCGCGAAGGCCGCCCAGAAATACCCGCACGAGTTCTCCGGCGGGCAGCGCCAGCGCATCTCCATCGCCCGGGCGCTGGCGACGCGCCCGCGCTTCCTGATCTGCGACGAACCGACCAGCGCGCTCGACGTCTCGATCCAGGCGCAGGTGCTGAACCTTCTCAAGGATCTTCAGGCCGACCTCGGCCTCACCATGCTGTTCATCAGCCACGATCTCCCCGTGATCCGGCAGATGTGCGACCGGGTCGCCGTGATGCGGCACGGCAAGATCGTCGAGGTGGCCGCGACCGAGGCGCTGTTCGAAACCCCGCAGCACGAGTACACGCGGCATCTGCTCCACCTCATGCCGCGCCTCGTCGCTGCGCCGCCTCCTCCCGATCAGGGGGCCGATCCGGTGCCGGAGCCGGCCTGACGGTCTTTTGCCGCGCCCCGTCTTGCTCCGCGCCGCGAAAGGGGCACATTCTGCACCCAGAACCTATCGGGGATTCGACCGCACCGGGGACGCTTGCCGATGAGCACAAATGCCCGCCCTCTGGCCCGCGCTCTGGCGCCCTCTGTGGCGGCTGTGGTGTGCGCCTTTGGCCTTGCCGGGGTGCCGTTGCCCGCGGCGGCGCATCCGCATGTCTGGGTCGACGTACGCAACACGCTGTTGTTCGATTCCGAGGGCCGCGTCACGGGCGTGCGTGCGGAATGGCTGTTCGACGCGCTCTTCTCCGCCTTCGCGCTGTCGGAGGTCGACACCGACAAGGACGGCACGGCGTCGGCCGAGGAACTCGTGCCGCTCGCGGCGGGCTACCTCGATAGCCTGCGGGAGTACGACTACTTCATGGAGATCACCAGCGGCGGCGCGATCATCGACATCGCGGACGCCAGCGATGGCGTGGCGGAGAGCCGCGACGGACGTCTCATGCTCGCCTTCACCGCGCCGCTCGCCGCACCCGTGGACGGCGCGCTGGGCGATCTCGAGGTGCGCAGCTACGACCCGACCTATTACGTTGCGCTCGACATGGCGGAGAGCGAGGCCGCGGAGCTCGGCGCGAACGCTGCCGAGGCCTGTCGCGTCGCGGTCGAGCCGCCGAAGGACGGCGGGGAGTGGCAGACGCTCGCCGACAGCGCGCTGGGCGACGGCGTCGCGGTGCGCAGCGTCGCCGCGCAGTATGCGAGCGTGGTCCGCCTCACATGCGCCCCCTGACGCTTGCCGTCGCGGCGGTTCTGTTGCTCGCGGGGACAGGTCTCGCGCTGGCGCAGACGGGTTCGCCCTTCGCCATGCCGGGTGGGGGCGGTTCGTCCGCGCCCGCGTCCGAGCCCGGCGTCTTCGAGGCGTTCACCGCATGGATCGCCGCCGCGCAAGGCCGCCTGCACCGCGACCTGGCCGAGGCCGTCGCCGCGCTCCGCGCCGATCCCTGGTCTGCGCCTGCCCTGACGCTGATGGGTCTCAGCTTCCTTTACGGCGTCGTCCATGCAGCGGGGCCAGGACACGGGAAGGCCGTGATCTCCGCCTACCTGCTGGCGACGGGGGAGGGCCTGCGCCGCGGCATCGCGCTGTCGGCCGCCGCCGCGGTCGTGCAGGCGTTGAGCGCCATCCTCCTCGTCGTCGCCGTCGCGCTCGCCGTCGGCATCACTCAGTCGCGCATCGGCGCGCTGTCGGGCTGGCTGGAGCGGGCGAGCTACCTGTTGATCGCGCTGATCGGCCTATGGCTCGCGGTCCGTGCCGCGCGCGCGCTTCTTGCGACCCTCGGGGTGTCGCGCGGCGCTGCCCACAGCCACGCGCATCACCATGACCACCACCACCACGAGCACGTCCACGGCGAGGATTGCAGCCACGGTGCCGCGTGCGGGCACGCCCATGCGGTCACGCCGGAGATGGCGCTGGCCGCGCGCCGGCTGCGCGACATGGCCGCGGTCGCGGTGTCGGTGGGCTTGCGGCCCTGCACGGGCGCGATCCTCGTCCTCGTCTTCGCCTGGGCCAACGGCATCCTGTCCATCGGGATCGCCGCGACCTTCGCCATGGCCGCCGGCACCGCCGCGACGGTGGCGCTGATCGCCGCGCTCAGCGTCGGCGCGCGGTCCGCCGCTCTGCGCCTCTTCTCGGGCCGGGGCGTCCTGCTCGGCCTCGCCGCGGGCGGCATCGGGCTTGCCGCGGGCCTGTTCGTCGCCGCCGCCGGGATCAGCCTCTTCCTCGCGCCGCCCGCGGGACCGGGATTCATCGGCCCGGCGGCCTGAGATCTTCGCCGCCCCCGCGCGTTTCCGCAGAAATCTTTCCCCGCGGCTTCCGGCCGTGCGACACTTCTCCGCGTTGAACGCTGCAGGCCGGGAGAGGTGCAGGCGCATCCATGTTGCAGGGGTGGTTCGTCTTCGTCGTGTCGCTCGCCTACCTGGGCGGGCTGTTCCTGATCGCCTCGCGCGGCGACAGGCTGGCGGCGCATGGCCGCACGATGACGGGCCGGGCCTCGATCTACGTCTTCTCGCTCGCGGTCTATTGCACGTCCTGGACGTTCTTCGGCTCGGTTGGACTCGCGGCGGCGACGGGCTACGACTTCCTGCCGGTCTACATCGGCCCGATCCTGATGTTCACGCTGTTCTGGCCGGTTCTGGACAAGATCCTGCGCATCTCCAAGGTGCAGAACATCACCTCGATCGCCGACTTCGTCGCCGCGCGCTACGGCAAGAGCGAGGGGATCGCCGCGCTCGTCACGCTGATCGCGGTCGTGGGCGGCATTCCCTACATCGCGCTGCAGCTGAAGGCGGTGGCGACCAATTTCAACCTGCTGATCGAGTATCCGGAGGTCCTGGTCCCCGTCTCGTCCAACCAGTACCCCTGGTGGGCGGATACCGCGCTGATCGTGACCTGCATGATGGCGCTTTTTGCCATGCTGTTCGGCACCCGCCGGATCGACGCGACGGAGCATCACGAGGGCATGGTTCTCGCCATCGCGTTCGAGAGCGCTGTGAAGCTCGCCGCCTTCGTCGCGGTCGGGATCTTCGTGACCTTCCTGATGTTCGAGGGGCCGGGCGATCTTCTTGAGCGCGCGCTCGCCGATCCGCGCGCGGCGGAGGTCCTGACCGGCGGCATCGACACCGGTGCCTGGTTCGCAATCACGCTCGTTGCCTTCGCTGCGACCATCTGCCTGCCGCGCCAGTTCCACGTGATGGTGGTCGAGAACACGGACGTCGACCATTTGCGCCGGGCGCGCTGGCTCTTTCCGCTCTATCTGGTCGCGATCAACCTCTTCGTCGTGCCGGTGGCGATGGCCGGCCTGATCTACTTTCCGCCGGGCGAGGTGCTGGGCGATACCTTCGTGCTGGCGTTGCCGATGGCGGCGCAGGCCGAGACGCTGGCGCTCGTCGCCTTCCTCGGCGGCCTGTCGGCGGCCACCGGCATGGTCATCGTGGCGACGGTCGCGCTCTCGACCATGATCTGCAACGACCTCGTCGTGCCCATGCTGATCCGGCGCGGCAATTTCCTTGCGAACGATCCCGACGGGCCGTCGGAGACGCTGCTCGCCATCCGCCGTCTCGCGATCATCGGTCTCCTGGTCTGTGCCTTCCTCTATTACCGCTGGCTGGGGCAGGGCTATGCGCTAGCCGCGATCGGCCTGCTGTCCTTTGCGGCGGTGGCGCAGTTCGCGCCCGCCCTGCTCATCGGCCTCTATTGGGAGGGGGGCAACCGCACCGGCGCCACTGCCGGCATCCTCGTGGGCTTCATGCTCTGGACCTACACGCTGATGATGCCGACGCTGGTCGATGCGGGGCTCCTGCCGGCCGCGCTTCTGGCCGACGGCCCGTTCGGCATCGGCTGGCTCAGGCCCCAGGCCCTCTTCTTCGACACAGGCGCCTCGGCCTTCGTTCATGGCGTGGTCTGGAGCCTCGGCGCCAACCTCGCCGCATTTGTCGCGGGCAGCCTCTTGGCGCGGCCGCGCGCGGTCGACACCGCCCAGGCGCATCTCTTCGTTCACGCGCTCGATACCCGCAGCACCGCGCGCCGCGCCGCCGGCACGATCACGGTGGAGGAACTCAAGACGCTTGCCGCGCCCTTCGTGGGTAACCGTCGCGTCTCGCAGGTCTTCGCGCGCCTGTCCCGGGACGAGGGGTACGAGATCGCCGACAGCCGTCCCGCCGACGTCGGCCTGATCCGCCAGACCGAGCGTCTGCTGGCCGGCGTCTTGGGCGCGGCCTCGGCCCGCCTGCTGATGGCCCTGTCGCTGGAGCGCAGCCGCATGAACGTGAAGGAGGCGCTGTCCCTCCTCGACGATGCCTCCGCCGCCATCAAGTACAACCGGTCCCTGCTGCAATCGACGCTGGAGAACATTTCCCAGGGCATCGCCGTATTCGACAACGACCTCGGCCTGATCGCGCACAACCAGCGCTTCATGGACATGCAGTCGCTCCCCCCCGACCTCGGCCGGGCGGGCACGAACCTGCGCGACATCATCCGGCACGTGGCGAGCCAGGGCGAGTATGGCGTCGGCGACAACGAGGGCGACATCGACACGATCTATGCGGAGCGGGTGGCGGGTTACCTCTCGGGCCGCGACTACATGTACCAGCGCATCCGCCCTGACGGCACGGTGATCGAGGTGCGCACCCGCCCTCTGCCGGGCACCGGCGTCGTCGCGACCTACACCGACATCACCGACCGCGTCGCCGCCGAGCAGGCGCTGCGCGAGGCGAACGAGAGCCTGGAGCGGCGCGTGGACGAGCGCACGCGCGAGCTGAAGCTCGCCAACGATGCGCTGCGCGAGGCGAAGGCGGAAGCGGAGGCCGCCAACCGCTCCAAGACCCAGTTCCTCGCCGCCGCCAGCCACGACCTGATGCAGCCGCTGAACGCCGCGCGCCTGTTCCTGTCCGCGCTGGGACAGCAGCCGCTGGACGGGGAGAGCGGGGCCCTCGTCAACCGGACGGAAGCCTCCCTGACCGCGGTCGACGACCTTCTCTCCGCGCTGCTCGACATCGCCAAGCTCGACGCGCGCGCGGTGCCGCCCAACATCCAGAACTTCGCGGTGGCCGACCTGTTCGGGCCTCTGCGGCTGGAATTCGCCGCGCTCGCGGGCCGGGTCGGCCTCGACCTGCGCGTGGTGCCCTCCTCCCTGGTGCTGCGCTCCGACCCCAAGATGCTGCGCCGCGTGCTGCAGAACTTCCTGTCGAATGCCGTGCGCTACACGCCGTCGGGCCGTATCCTCATGGGCGCGCGGCGGCGCGGCGATAGCGTGCGCATCGAGGTGTGGGACACCGGCCCCGGCATCCCGGAGAACAAGCTGGGCGAGATCTTCAAGGAGTTCCACCGGCTCGACGGCGTTCTCGGGCGCGAGCAGGGACTCGGCCTCGGCCTCGCCATCGTCGACCGCATCGCGCGGGCGCTGGAACATCCCGTGGGTGTGCGGCCGGCCAGGGGGCGCGGCACGGTCTTCCACATCGACGTGCCGCGCGCGGACGCCGCCGCCCCGCGCAGAACCCCGCCGTCGCGCGTCGTCCAGCCGCACCGGGAACTGGGCGGGCGGCGCGTGCTCTGCATCGATAACGAGCCGGCGATCCTCGACGGCATGGCGGCGTTGCTCGGCCGGTGGAAGTGCGAGGTGCGCACCGCGCGCGGCCTGTCGGAGGCGGTGGACTGCGTCAAGGGCTGGCCCATCCCGGACGTCGTTCTGGCCGACTATCACCTCGACGGCGGCGTGACCGGTATCGACGCGATCCAGGCGGTGCGCGCCGCACTCGGCGTGTCGCTTCCGGCCGTTCTGGTGACGGCCGACCGGACCGACGAGGTGCGCGAGGCCGCGCTCGGCTTCGATTGCCTGGTGCTGAACAAGCCCGTCCGTCCCGCCGCGCTGCGGGCCGTGATGATGCGTGCGATCGCGGAAGCGCGGGCATCCGCGCGCGGTACCGAGCGCGCGGGGCCCGATGAGGACGCCGCCGAACGACGCGCCTCCGGCGGTGGAACGCCGCTCAGGTCTGCCGGTGAATAGCGCTGTCGCGCGCGGCTGACAGCGCCTTGTCCTCGACCGCCATGCGGCCAGCGATGATCACCGCCTGCGTGCGGCTGTTCACGCCCAGCTTCTGCAGGATGGCGGAGACATGCGCCTTCACCGTCGCCTCCGAGATCGACAGCTCGTAGGCGATCTGCTTGTTGAGCTTCCCTTCCGACAGCAGCATCAGCACGCGCACCTGCTGCGGTGTCAGGGAGGCGAGACGTTCCGCCAGGTCGGCGCTCTCGCCCGCCTCGCCGCCCGCGAGATCGACGCCCGGCGGCAGCCAGCTTTCGCCGTCGAGCACGGCGCGGATGCCGGTCCCGATCTCGTTCACGGACAGGGACTTCGGGATATAGCCCGCCGCGCCATAGTCGAAGGCGGCGCGGATCACCTCCTCGTCCTCGATGGCGGAGACGATCATCACCGGGATGTCGGGATACTGCGCGCGCACATAGAGGAGGCCCGTGAACCCCCGCATCCCCGGCATGTTGATGTCGAGCAGGCAGAGGTCGAGGCCGGGCCGCGTGTCGAGGATCCGTTGGGCGGCGCCGAAGTCCTCCGCCTCCAGCACCTGCGCGCCGGCGATCCGCGAGGCGATCGCCTGGGCCAGCGCGCCGCGGAACAGCGGATGGTCGTCCGCGATCAGGATCGTGACTTGGTCCGCGTCCGTCATGCCCCCTCGTACCCGCAGCCTTCCCCTCCTGCGACTATCGCAAGGCGAGGGGGGCGCTTGCAAGCGCGCAAGGCTGCAAGCGCGCCCGCGCCTACCAGGCGCCGCGGGTGTCGATGACGAACTTGTCCTTCAGGACGTCGCGGTCGACGGTCTGGAACACCATGTGGTCGACCAGCAGGACCACGAGGTTCGCCTTCTCCATTGCGACGTCGAAGTCGGTCAGCGTCAGCCCCTTGTCGGCCAGCCGCTTCGGCAGCTCGCCGATGTGCGGCTCGACGATCAGCAGTTCGCCCACGTTCTCGGCCGCCAGCTTCTCGACGATCTCGACCGCCGGGCTTTCGCGCAGGTCGTCCACGTCCGCCTTGTAGGAGAGGCCGAGGCACGCGATGCGCGGGTTCTTCAGGTCCTGAGCGCGCTCGCACACCTTGGAGACGACGAAGTCCGGCTTGGCGTCGTTGATCTCGCGGGCCATGCGGATGATGCGCGCCTCCTGCGGTGCGGTCGAGACGATGAACCACGGATCGACTGCGATGCAGTGCCCGCCAACGCCCGGCCCGGGGTTCAGGATGTTCACCCGCGGATGCAGGTTCGCCATCTTGATGAGTTCCCAGACATTGATCTTCAGCTTGTCGCAGATCACCGACAGCTCGTTGGCGAAGGCGATATTGACGTCTCGGAAGGCGTTTTCCGTCAGCTTGGCCATCTCCGCCGTGCGCGCGGTCGTCACGTGGCACTCGCCCTTGACCACGATGCGGTAGAGCGCGAGCGCGCGCTGCGCACAGCGCCGCGACATGCCGCCGATCACGCGGGCGTTGTTCACGACCTCGTGCAGGATCTTGCCCGGCAGCACCCGCTCCGGGCAGTGCGCGACCTGCACGTCGGCAAGCTCTCCCTTCTCGTGCGGGAAGCTGAGGTCGGTGCGCGCCGCGCCGAGCCAGGCCGACAGCTGCTCCGTCGCGCCGACGGGCGAGGTCGATTCCAGCACGACCAGGTCGCCCTTCTTCAGCACCGGCGCGATCGCCCGCGCCGCCGCCTCGATATAGGAAAGGTCGGGCACGTGCCCGTCCTTGAAGGGTGTCGGCACTGCGATGATGAAGGCGTCGGCCGCTTCCGGAACATCGGTCGCCTTCAGCTTGCCCGTCTCCACCACCCGGCGGACCAGCGCGTCGAGGTTCGGTTCGCCGAAGTGCGGCTTGCCCGAGTTGATGAGCGCGATCGCCTTCTGGTTCACGTCGACGCCGACGACCTCGACGCCCGTGTCGGCGAACACGGCCGCGGTCGGCAGTCCGATGTAGCCAAGGCCGATGACGGAGATGCGGCTGAAACTATGCATTCTGGATCACCTCGAGGATGCGGGCGGCGGCCTTCCCGTCGCCATAGGGGTTGTGGGCGTAGCTGATCGTGTCGTAGGCGCCCTGGTCGTCGAGCAGGCGCGTGGCCTCCGCGACCAGCAGGGCGGGGTCGGTGCCGACCAGGCGCACGGTGCCCGCCTCGACGGCTTCCGGGCGCTCGGTCTTCTCGCGCGTCACAAGCACAGGCTTTCCCAGCGAGGGCGCCTCCTCCTGGATACCGCCCGAATCGGTCACGATCAGGTGCGCGGCGCGCATGAGATATACAAACGGCAAATAGTCCTGCGGCGCGATCAGGTGCACGTCGGCGGCTTCGCCCAGCACCTCCTGCGCGGCCTTCTGCACGTTGGGGTTCAGGTGGACCGGATAGACCACCTGCACGTCGCCGCGCGCGCCCAGGTCGCGCAGCGCACCGCACACGCGCTCCAGTCCGCCGCCGAAATTCTCCCGCCGGTGGCCGGTCACCAGCACCAGCCGCTTGGAAGCATCCAGGAAGGGGAAGCGCGCGGCCAGGCTCGCTTCGAGGTTCGCGTCTGCCTCGATCTTCGCCACGACGTCGAGCAGCGCGTCGATCACCGTGTTGCCGGTCACGTGGATGCGGGCGGGGTCGACGTTCTCGGCACGCAGGTTGGCCGCCGCACCCTCCGTCGGCGGGAAGTGCAGGTCGGTGATCGCACCGGCGAGCCTGCGGTTCATCTCTTCCGGCCAGGGCGCATAGATGTCCCCGGTCCTGAGCCCGGCCTCGACATGGCCGACGGGCACCTTCTCGTAGAAGGCGGCGAGCGCGCCTGCGAAGGTCGTGGTGGTGTCGCCGTGCACGAGCACCCGGTCCGGGCGCCAGGCGCGCAGCACCTCGCCCACGCCGGTCAGCACGCCGACGGTCACGTCGGTGAGCCCCTGCGCGGCCTTCATGATGTTGAGGTCGTAGTCGGGCCGGATGCCGAACAGGTCGAGCACCTGGTCCAGCATCTCGCGGTGCTGGCCGGTGACGCAGACCTTCGCCTCCACGCCCTCGGCGGTGGCCAGGGCCTTCACCACGGGCGCCATCTTGATGGCTTCGGGCCGGGTCCCGAAGACGCTCAAAACTCTCATGGGGCGGTCATGCTCCGTCTGCACAGGGCGAAATGGGAAATGGATGAGGTCTCACGCCGGGACACTAGCGGCAACCGTCTGAAAATTTCGTATCATTCTCGAACCGTTGCCGCCGTGCGACGCTTGTACGTCATCCTCACCGGATACCTGTCTGCGATGTTGCAAGCTGCGGGCCAGAAGTGTCCAGAATGAGAGATGTCGTTAACGCGGCACAAACCAGAGCGGAGCGAGTGTAGCGTCATGCGCATCCTTCATGTCTTCGACCACTCCCTGCCGCTGCAGAGCGGCTACGTGTTTCGCAGCCTCGGCATCCTCCGGGCGCAGCGCGCACGCGGCTGGCAGACGGTGCATCTCACCTCGCCGAAGCACACGGCCGCGCGCAAGGCGCTGGCGGAGCAGGTGGACGGCTGGACGTTTCACCGCACCCCGGACGCGGGCCACAGGTTTCCGATCCTCAACGAGCGGGCGCAAGTCCGTGCAACCACGCAGCGCCTGCGCGAGGTCGTGGATGCAGCCCGCCCGGACATCATTCACGCCCATTCGCCGGTTCTGAACGCCCTGCCGGCGCTGACCGTGGGCCGGGAGCGGGGCATACCTGTCGTCTACGAGATCAGGGCCTTCTGGGAGGATGCCGCGGTCGACCACGGTACGACGCGCGAAGGGTCGCTGCGCTACCGCGCGACGCGCGCGCTGGAGACCTGGGCCGCCCGCCGTGTCAGCCACCTCTTCACGATCTGCGAGGGGTTGCGTGCCGATCTGGTCGGCCGCGGCCTGCCTTCGGACAAGGTGACGGTCATTCCGAACGCGGTGGACCTGAAGGACTTCTCGGCGGCCCCGATCCGCGATGCGGAGCTCGCGCGCGCTCTCGGCCTCGAGGGGAGCACGGTGCTGGGATTCGTCGGCTCCTTCTACGCCTACGAGGGGCTGGATCTTCTGCTCGAGGCGCTGGCGAAAATCCGCGCGCAGCGTCCGGACATCAAGGCGCTGCTGGTCGGCGGCGGTCCGCAGGAGGAAGTGCTGAAGGCGAAGGCGCAGAGCCTGGGGCTCGACGGGAGCGTCGTTTTTACGGGCCGGGTCAGGCACGACCAGGTGAACCGCTATTACGGCCTCATTGATCTCCTAACCTTCCCGCGGCACCCGATGCGCCTGACGGAGTTGGTTACGCCCCTGAAGCCGCTGGAGGCGATGGCGCTCGGCCGCGTTCTCGTCGCCTCTGACGTGGGCGGGCACAAGGAACTTGTCCGCGACGGCGCGACC
This is a stretch of genomic DNA from Futiania mangrovi. It encodes these proteins:
- a CDS encoding nickel/cobalt transporter, with the protein product MRPLTLAVAAVLLLAGTGLALAQTGSPFAMPGGGGSSAPASEPGVFEAFTAWIAAAQGRLHRDLAEAVAALRADPWSAPALTLMGLSFLYGVVHAAGPGHGKAVISAYLLATGEGLRRGIALSAAAAVVQALSAILLVVAVALAVGITQSRIGALSGWLERASYLLIALIGLWLAVRAARALLATLGVSRGAAHSHAHHHDHHHHEHVHGEDCSHGAACGHAHAVTPEMALAARRLRDMAAVAVSVGLRPCTGAILVLVFAWANGILSIGIAATFAMAAGTAATVALIAALSVGARSAALRLFSGRGVLLGLAAGGIGLAAGLFVAAAGISLFLAPPAGPGFIGPAA
- a CDS encoding DUF1007 family protein → MSTNARPLARALAPSVAAVVCAFGLAGVPLPAAAHPHVWVDVRNTLLFDSEGRVTGVRAEWLFDALFSAFALSEVDTDKDGTASAEELVPLAAGYLDSLREYDYFMEITSGGAIIDIADASDGVAESRDGRLMLAFTAPLAAPVDGALGDLEVRSYDPTYYVALDMAESEAAELGANAAEACRVAVEPPKDGGEWQTLADSALGDGVAVRSVAAQYASVVRLTCAP
- the wecB gene encoding non-hydrolyzing UDP-N-acetylglucosamine 2-epimerase, translated to MRVLSVFGTRPEAIKMAPVVKALATAEGVEAKVCVTGQHREMLDQVLDLFGIRPDYDLNIMKAAQGLTDVTVGVLTGVGEVLRAWRPDRVLVHGDTTTTFAGALAAFYEKVPVGHVEAGLRTGDIYAPWPEEMNRRLAGAITDLHFPPTEGAAANLRAENVDPARIHVTGNTVIDALLDVVAKIEADANLEASLAARFPFLDASKRLVLVTGHRRENFGGGLERVCGALRDLGARGDVQVVYPVHLNPNVQKAAQEVLGEAADVHLIAPQDYLPFVYLMRAAHLIVTDSGGIQEEAPSLGKPVLVTREKTERPEAVEAGTVRLVGTDPALLVAEATRLLDDQGAYDTISYAHNPYGDGKAAARILEVIQNA
- the wecC gene encoding UDP-N-acetyl-D-mannosamine dehydrogenase gives rise to the protein MHSFSRISVIGLGYIGLPTAAVFADTGVEVVGVDVNQKAIALINSGKPHFGEPNLDALVRRVVETGKLKATDVPEAADAFIIAVPTPFKDGHVPDLSYIEAAARAIAPVLKKGDLVVLESTSPVGATEQLSAWLGAARTDLSFPHEKGELADVQVAHCPERVLPGKILHEVVNNARVIGGMSRRCAQRALALYRIVVKGECHVTTARTAEMAKLTENAFRDVNIAFANELSVICDKLKINVWELIKMANLHPRVNILNPGPGVGGHCIAVDPWFIVSTAPQEARIIRMAREINDAKPDFVVSKVCERAQDLKNPRIACLGLSYKADVDDLRESPAVEIVEKLAAENVGELLIVEPHIGELPKRLADKGLTLTDFDVAMEKANLVVLLVDHMVFQTVDRDVLKDKFVIDTRGAW
- a CDS encoding response regulator, with translation MTDADQVTILIADDHPLFRGALAQAIASRIAGAQVLEAEDFGAAQRILDTRPGLDLCLLDINMPGMRGFTGLLYVRAQYPDIPVMIVSAIEDEEVIRAAFDYGAAGYIPKSLSVNEIGTGIRAVLDGESWLPPGVDLAGGEAGESADLAERLASLTPQQVRVLMLLSEGKLNKQIAYELSISEATVKAHVSAILQKLGVNSRTQAVIIAGRMAVEDKALSAARDSAIHRQT
- a CDS encoding ABC transporter ATP-binding protein, encoding MAQTETSASDATATPVLEVRGLTVEFPSRRGLVVAAEDVNLAVRPGEILGVVGESGAGKSTIGNAVMGLLEPPGRMARGEVLLKGERIDGRPQAEMRRIRGKRVAMIFQDPLTSLDPLQTVGAQLVETMLTHLPISEAEAKKRAIGLLEQVGIPDPDVRVEQYPHQFSGGMRQRVVIALSLCAEPEVIIADEPTTALDVSIQAQILELLRRLVRDHGVGMIIITHDMGVIAEVTDRVAVMYRGKVVEEGPTEKILGNPDHTYTRSLISAVPRPDVRLDRFPLVEYIEAASTATRKIDLRTHWLGRTRDFGTVSDRALVEVRDLSLRFVTRRSFLEKNRRYVQAVDRVTFQVRPGEVFGLVGESGSGKSTIARLITGLYRPQGGNILFAGADLTALTSRREVNRYRRQMQMIFQDPFSSLNARFKVMDIVAEPIRFHKLAQSEAEVRGIVEDLLEHVGLGAKAAQKYPHEFSGGQRQRISIARALATRPRFLICDEPTSALDVSIQAQVLNLLKDLQADLGLTMLFISHDLPVIRQMCDRVAVMRHGKIVEVAATEALFETPQHEYTRHLLHLMPRLVAAPPPPDQGADPVPEPA
- a CDS encoding hybrid sensor histidine kinase/response regulator yields the protein MLQGWFVFVVSLAYLGGLFLIASRGDRLAAHGRTMTGRASIYVFSLAVYCTSWTFFGSVGLAAATGYDFLPVYIGPILMFTLFWPVLDKILRISKVQNITSIADFVAARYGKSEGIAALVTLIAVVGGIPYIALQLKAVATNFNLLIEYPEVLVPVSSNQYPWWADTALIVTCMMALFAMLFGTRRIDATEHHEGMVLAIAFESAVKLAAFVAVGIFVTFLMFEGPGDLLERALADPRAAEVLTGGIDTGAWFAITLVAFAATICLPRQFHVMVVENTDVDHLRRARWLFPLYLVAINLFVVPVAMAGLIYFPPGEVLGDTFVLALPMAAQAETLALVAFLGGLSAATGMVIVATVALSTMICNDLVVPMLIRRGNFLANDPDGPSETLLAIRRLAIIGLLVCAFLYYRWLGQGYALAAIGLLSFAAVAQFAPALLIGLYWEGGNRTGATAGILVGFMLWTYTLMMPTLVDAGLLPAALLADGPFGIGWLRPQALFFDTGASAFVHGVVWSLGANLAAFVAGSLLARPRAVDTAQAHLFVHALDTRSTARRAAGTITVEELKTLAAPFVGNRRVSQVFARLSRDEGYEIADSRPADVGLIRQTERLLAGVLGAASARLLMALSLERSRMNVKEALSLLDDASAAIKYNRSLLQSTLENISQGIAVFDNDLGLIAHNQRFMDMQSLPPDLGRAGTNLRDIIRHVASQGEYGVGDNEGDIDTIYAERVAGYLSGRDYMYQRIRPDGTVIEVRTRPLPGTGVVATYTDITDRVAAEQALREANESLERRVDERTRELKLANDALREAKAEAEAANRSKTQFLAAASHDLMQPLNAARLFLSALGQQPLDGESGALVNRTEASLTAVDDLLSALLDIAKLDARAVPPNIQNFAVADLFGPLRLEFAALAGRVGLDLRVVPSSLVLRSDPKMLRRVLQNFLSNAVRYTPSGRILMGARRRGDSVRIEVWDTGPGIPENKLGEIFKEFHRLDGVLGREQGLGLGLAIVDRIARALEHPVGVRPARGRGTVFHIDVPRADAAAPRRTPPSRVVQPHRELGGRRVLCIDNEPAILDGMAALLGRWKCEVRTARGLSEAVDCVKGWPIPDVVLADYHLDGGVTGIDAIQAVRAALGVSLPAVLVTADRTDEVREAALGFDCLVLNKPVRPAALRAVMMRAIAEARASARGTERAGPDEDAAERRASGGGTPLRSAGE